The window TCtattgaaacaaaatgttttgtgtgaactttggtttaatttcaacaaataaataaaatatatttatgggTAAGAACTTTAATTATGTGGTCTCAAAATAGGAACTCCAAGGTGTGAAGACGACGACTCTGAGtgtttaaaatagttttcattCCAGTCTGAACTTTACTGGCGGCGCctctcaggccaagtttggatcagattttaatcttgatgaaacaaatattgaaataaaacaatcatcaCCCTGTTAAagagcagaaatgttttcctACTCATCCTGCAGCATTAGTGCGATAACTTCTGTAGGAAGAACAATGATGGGAAAATCCCATGAAGTTTTAGTTTGTGTCCCATTGACAAGAGCGACAGGTGACAGAAACGCCTCAGTGTTGTCATGGAGACTAACGAGGGGTCCAGAACGGGACGGAAGCAGATGAAGGTTCAACATTGGAGGAAAACCAGAACAGAGCAGATGTTCTTCTAAGAACAGCCATCATCTTAACATCACAGCTTTTAATGCTGATTCATAGTTCAGTTGGGACATCAGAATAACTGAAAACACATAGAACGCAGATTTAAAAGGTGGACATTTACATCTGTCTTCATTAACGCAGTCAGCCAGTGGATTGAAATGAAGCAACAATAACTGTGACATAATTAGTTGAATCCAGCCATAAGGATATCTGGTGTAACAgcagttttctgtttctgtttgtctttgctCAACTGGGACTTGAAGGAGCAGTTTCCAAAATAATGTTAAAGTAAATGAAGCTTCCTGGCTATAGAGGTTATGAAAGCTGTTATATTTCACTCAGGATGTGAGATAACTGTCATCTGAGATGTTGAAAATGGGCTTAATCTTACTGGCTTTTATTTATGAAAGAGGAAGGTAGTTTTTTAGTCCCATTTATTATCTTGCTGTGAAtgaacatattaaaaaaaacataactttgtgttttatcttgTGTATAATTTAGCTTTTCCACATTCTGAAACAGACTCTGGATGTCTGAGCTGTTGAATAACTGTTACTGTTTTATCTGTTCTTACAGGTCCAGTAAAACCATGAACTTATGCTCTAAATGTTTTGCTGGTGAGTCTTTCTAACAGCTTTATTTGTTCCAGATTGTTCTTGCATTTTATTACTTGGTAACTGTTTCAGTACAGTAATGGTAGAGAACAGCAGGTGGCAGGAAACTGTAAAGCAGATCTAAGAAGTACAGTTTGTAGGCTGGAAAAACAatttctcataaaaaataatgaatttaactTAATTAGTATCTTAGATTTTCTCCTTCTATTTAGTAAGGTTGACTTGTTATGCAGGCTTTCTTAGGCCTTAGACACGAgaacttttaatatatttagaCAACAAAGTTTAGTTAACCAAGGGTGTTGAAAGTGAGGCTCAGGGGCCATTTGTAGGCCCTACACTGATCTTGTGTGGCCCCATCGACCACAAttcaagaatatttttaaagaaattagaaCAAAACTATGACTTTTACAATCTACTTACGAAAATGTCAGCTAACACAAAGTGATCATATTTTCCAAGCTCTATGCCTTCATTTCCAGTTTCATTCTAAATAGGGCCAAATCTACACATTGATTAttactttaaagaaacaaattagcTTTTAATTTCAATATCTGAACTTGGCTAAATTCAGCAAGTGCTTCCAAATGAAGACTGGCCTAAAGCCTGTTTTATTATTGCTGAgaactgataaaataatttctcagttttcttcAGTTGAGCCCAGAATAATAAGCAAACTGGTTTCCTTTCTTTTAACaagaaaattgtgcaaaaaacatttgaagtgtTGGGTCTATGATTGCATTTCTAGAAAATGATGattgatttctttatttgtttaattaaaacagttCACACTTAGTTTAatgctgaaaagtaaaaataaaataaataaatttagtttttaaaacttataCTTTTCTGGTAAGACTTTTGAGTTGAAGATTTTGtctaaaagtttggacaccccttcTGACTTAGAAGTCAGGTTCTCTAACCTGGTTCTCTAACCTGACTTCTAACCCCAAACACATCAAACGTAACACCAATGGTGTATGGTAAAGTTcgtcttgttttttattagttttaaactCCAACATGACGCTCAACTTGGTCATCTCTCCACACTAAAGCCTCCACTCATTCTGTGATtgccttttttcctgtttaCCGCTAACATTGTGTGGAAGCTGTATACACATACACCATACTCCAGGTTTAGCACCACCTACAGGTGTGGAGGAGTAAAAGCAGTGTTTTTTGGCCGCTTGTAAACATTTCCACCTGGGCGGGGCCTTAATGATGTTTTACTGATGTGAAGCAGTTCCTGAATGAATCAGTCGATGTTACAGCCATCCCCAAGCTGCACAGAAAATGTTGGTTTCTCTTCCTCAAACCTTCGTTATATTTAATCTTTCTCTACAAACTGAAATCAGTAAAAACCGTTGAGATAAAAATAACTTCCATGTAAATGATCCTGTCCTCAAGCTTTCTCCTGCTTTTTTGCATGCAGTGGACCTGATTACATTAAGATATTTCTGCTGAGTActaatatttgctttaaaaccTTCTCAACTGCATATCTAAGTTTAACTTAAATATGCAGAATaatttaatatctaaaataaaactagtTAGTTCCTCCTTCtacatgtttctgtttggagTTTAGTTTCTCTCCAGTGGTTAACACGAACACTTGTTGCTTAACTACAGTCGCCACAATTTACTGCAGAGATTCAAATCCCTGAATGCGGCAGGTGAGTGCATGTTGGGTGGGTTGCATCGTTGCTTTGCGGCGGTGCGTTCAGGTCCCCTGTGACGGCTGCAGCAGAGCTGATTAAACGACAGATTCttgttttcaaggtttttctCTGTCATCCCAACCCAAAGCCAATCCAGCTGAAGGGAGATGTTGAGTCATAGATCAGTTGAttgaagaaaagctgaaaatatttcctTGATAATGAAATGTGACTCATGTAGGTTATTTTAAAACTGGTTTGAAAAGTACCGGACTCCTCCTGTGGTTTCTGGGTTTCTCCGgttataaagttgtttttagattttctttcatttcccgGACAGAGAAAAGCCCCAGTTAAAGTTTAAACATGCTAAGAAATGCATGAAGTTTTCTCTAGTCTGGCTgtggtggatggatggaggatgCACTGCAGCCCCGTCTGTGTCCATGGCAACCAGTGGGCACTGCAGACAGAGGACCTAAGGGCCCGACTCTGAGGCTCCCACCAGAGACAGCGCCGCTGCTCAGAATAGACCCAATACACACCAGTGTGGAGCCGAGCAGAAGTGGGTTGTTGCAGACCAGCAGCCACTCTGAGCTTCAGTAACCAGGCTGGAAACAATACCTGCAGGCTTCAGGAGAGTCTGAGGCCAAGCTCTGGTTTCCAAGGTGACCAAACGGTTTTTCTACCAGCCTGGAAGTAACTTGGACATAAGGAAAACTATTTTGTTCCACCTGGAAATCTAAACTGAAGtgtagagatgcactgatcagtGTCGATGTGTTACGTCTTGTTTGAATTGCTGACATACGTTGAAAACTGAATTATGAAGtcgacattttaaaaattcattagcTTCTTAAACCAGCAACACTGTCACTGTTAGCATGGGTAGCATTATTAAAACAACAGTATTTATGGATATTCCCTTATCTTGACTCATCCCCAACTTTCTCAAATGAAAGATTTTTCAGAACAAAATTTTAAACcttaaaagaataaatcaatCTTTACTGCAaacagccttcctgttatctatTAAACTCTCTATTGAAGCCTGAATGAGCTGCAGACATGTCCTGACACGTTTCCTTTTAAATGGTTTCTTCCATTGTTTCCTCCAGTGTTGCCAGACTGGGCTGGTATCCCCCCATTGGGTCGGTTGTTGAAATTGCTGCTTTTcacaacatttgttgtttttagaaaatgtttaaaggaaaATTCTATCAAGACAGTTGTCATCATGTTGCAGAAAAGCACATTTGCGTGCATATCCTTTCActcattttattaattcattttgaaATGCCTATAGTGTGTCAAACGTGACATCATCaatgattaataataattgGTTAATAAAGCGTTATCAtgttgtaaaacataaataaagtttaatttgaaaGGGCAAAAAACACAAGTAGTGTTGTCATGAATTGAAAATGTCTAACTTTTAGTCTTCTTCACTCAGTAACAACATCTGCACTTAAGAGAGTTGTTCCTGTCACCTAGGTGACTTTAAATATGACTCATTCACTGACCGGTAAAATATCAGGTTTTTGAGTTTTCAACTTTCCAATGAAACTGAAGATCAACTAAATCTGATCACTTTCTCTGTTTATCTGTAGTTAATTGGTTTTGTTTACCAAGAGATTAATGTTTAAACCAAATATCCTAAAAGAAATGGAACTGGTAACTTAAAAagttaactaaataaatatttcgcGGCAAATATGTGAACTgaaatttgtgtgttttgactaaagttaaaagttgtttttaacaaatttgtcAGACCACAAGCTTAAACTTGGAAAATGATCTagaattattgattattttccaAACATGATCGCTTTTTCTGCTACATATCACGTCAGTTATTGAATTATTCAAGTATCAGGAAtgtttgtttggtgttttaagattttatttaagaatctaatATGAGATCTTCAGATGCTGCTGACTCAATAAGGTTCAAGTCTactgggtcaaaggtcagcatgAGGAAAGTCGCCTTAGACTTGAGAGCAAATGATCTGAAGATTTAATCCTTTCTCCCCAGCAGGGAGAAGTAAAGGCATGCGAGCTGCATGAACGGTTGTGCAAATTTCTTATTacacgttttttttgttttttttattactgcataaataatttttcatgaCAGGATAAATGCGGCTCATTAACAGTTGAGATTGCAGTGTGGTGACGCTTTTCCCCTCCATCTCTGCGTCCAGATGTCCAGAAGAAGCAGCCAGAGGACGACCTCGCCTCCAAGCCCATCCAAAGTCCCGGGAGTAGCCAATCATCCGTGTTCAGCAGCGacagcagcagtagcagtagcCAGTCCTTATCGTTGTCGCTGCCGCCCGGCTCGGAGCCGCCGTCAGCCGCAGAGTCAGCGGCCATGTTCTCCAGCCGGACAGAAGGTAAACGTCGTCATGGTTACCCTGTTCACCTGTTTTAGCAAGCAGTTTTTAAGGCATCAAGTCTTAACACTGCATAACGTATAagttacaaaataatttcagaagTGAATGAAATGTGAATGTCTAATATGAAGCTGACAGCTTGGTGAGAGACTTTGATGATGAAGGAAGAtgatgatgtttgtgttttgtgtccAGTGGAAGAGTGCAGAGCTACAGAACCTGGCTGGTCTAGAATGTAAAACTTTGACTGGACACTAGGTGGAGCAGCTCCCAGTCTTTGAAGCTTTCGTAGAAAGAGTTCAGTTAAAGTCCCTGCATGAAGCCGGGTTCAGACATGCAGAGTTCACAGAGACAGCTGCCTCAGCAGCAAAATGTCTGTCCTCTAACAGCTAATCTGAGTTTAGCTTATTAACAAGTCAGGAGATCACATCATGAATTTTTCTGCTTAACGTTCGTTTACTGATTGATGCTTTTGGGCTTCATGTAACATTAGCTTCAAAAACTAAGCTATGAAAGGCTGACGGTAGAAATCACAGGAAGAAGTCGTAGGTTATGTTCATACAGCTGCTCTGGATGCTCTACTcagattttttgctgaaatgtaatATATTTGCAAATAATCAGCTGCATATCTGATTTAATTCTACATATAGAAGTGGCTCAAATCAGATTTCTCAGGGggataaaaacatcaaaattgaGCCGTTCAGACGGccatgaaaaagtcacatatggacaaaataaatacattttagttgcATTTGCCTGCTGTGAGAACATAGAGATAGTCAGATCATCACTTCATCAGATCTGTCTCTGCAAATCATTCAGAAAACACTCGGTGTGTGTccaaattcattcattcattcatgcattttgcctttgtgaaacattttgcgACCCATATGTCTGAAAGATGCTATAGAAATAAGcatttacttttattaatttagttctACACAAATTAAAAGCATGAATCAGTTGTGTTGTTAGGCTTTTACATAGACATGTTGCTAAtcatttttttcaacttttaaattatttgattcgttagaaaagattaaataaagaTCCTCAATATTTCGAGCTAAATTTTTACCATCTTGCTTAATCCTGTCatggttgctaggcaacaagACATATGTAAGGTAGGGGTGGGAATAAATCTGAAGCTCACTTCAGGTTTTTAGACAGTAGAGGGAACTCTACTGTCCATACCGGCTCTTTAATGCATCTTTAGGACAGGTTGTGCTGCATCAGGTTAGAACATTGATCTAAACCTGTAATGTGATGAAGAGTATTTGAccttcatttcctgtttcatgtcCAACCAGAATCCTCAGATCTCTGAAGGTAGCGTCTTCTGCCTTCGTAACAGTTGAACCTCGTGTTTTCATCATTATGTTGTTGTTTCCAAGGTTTTCCCTCCAGCAGGCTGTTGGCAGTGGAAGCAGGTCATTTCTCTGTGTGTATCTCTCATCCTGTGACTGTCCATCTGCAGGCGTGACGTCCACAGAAACGGCCCAAGGCACACTCTGCACACCCACAAAACGCCCGCGCGAATCAGGTAGGCGTCCGCCCCCTCCCCGCCCGCCGCCCTGCATGAGCTGCCCCACTTCCAGCTCCACACACACGTAACCCCGCCGGTTGTGTTCGCAGCCTCCGGCCCAGAGAGCGAAGCCACGCCGGAGAAACGGCCGCGCACAGAAGAGAAGGAGGGGAACGGCGAGGAGAGCCGCAGGACGCCCAAACAGAAGAACCGCCGGCGCTGCTACCGCTGCCAAACCAAACTAGAGCTGGTGCAGCAGGAGCTGGGCTCATGTCGCTGTGGTGAGTCCTGCAGAACCCCAACACAAACAAAGTACTGAATGTTAAACAGGACTGCAACAAgcaattcattcatttaattattCTCAAGATTAATCGAGTATTCTGACTAAAAAAAGgacattctgctgatttttcatttacctAGTGAAGCCTTTCTTTAAGCagtattagaaatgcattagaagatgcaaaggaaaaataatttacttcctttttaaaataagaaaataaacattttattgtctaaaatgcaataaaaaccccctcagttttagcttcacctagTTTAAATTCTGTGGGggaaaaatctcctattaagcttattttggtataaaaatattaatcatttaattggCAAGAGTCAGCAGATCAGCCTAAACTATATTAATAaaaggctgagcttttcacatgttgatgtttggatgttttagctgcagattcatcctttcCTACCAATAATGTTGTTGCCTTTTAGGTCGTAcaatttttattgtcatttaaaaatggaattaaatgtatatatttgcaCTTTCTtgtacatttctaatattgtgtaaaatattctgaattGTCACAGTAATATAGTCGATGATATAACAATGATGCTCGATTACTAAAATGAACGCTAcagttttcatcttttcatttgttaaaaactaaacatgcagAGCCGTGAAGCTCTGTGACCAAACATGGAACGTTCTGAGCGTTTCCTAGGTTCCCGCCTCACTGCGCTCCGTTTTTCCTCCAGGCTACGTGTTCTGCATGCTGCACCGTCTACCTGAGCAGCACGACTGCCTGTTCGACCATCTGGGCCGCGGGCGCGAGGAGGCCGTGCTCAAGATGGTGAAGCTGGACCGCAAGGTGGGCCGCTCATGCCAACGCATCGGGGAGGAGTGCTCCTGATCGGCCGACCCGCTCCACAGACCAGGCACttaaagaggaggaagaggaggaggaagactgggggggaggggaggggatgGTGGGCAGGGCGTCCTGCATCTGACCCAATAAATATGGATCTAAGCTCGGTGCTGGAGCGTTTGCTCTGTTTCAGGCCCGCTCAgcatgttcacacacacacacacacgcaaacaccccgacacacacacacagccttaACCCCACCCTCCCCTCCTGGAGAGGACGGACCCGGTCAGACTCGTCGCCATggtttcctcctcttct is drawn from Xiphophorus hellerii strain 12219 chromosome 15, Xiphophorus_hellerii-4.1, whole genome shotgun sequence and contains these coding sequences:
- the LOC116734110 gene encoding AN1-type zinc finger protein 3-like isoform X1, translated to MGDTSERSKASSLPPRCPCGFWGSSKTMNLCSKCFADVQKKQPEDDLASKPIQSPGSSQSSVFSSDSSSSSSQSLSLSLPPGSEPPSAAESAAMFSSRTEGVTSTETAQGTLCTPTKRPRESASGPESEATPEKRPRTEEKEGNGEESRRTPKQKNRRRCYRCQTKLELVQQELGSCRCGYVFCMLHRLPEQHDCLFDHLGRGREEAVLKMVKLDRKVGRSCQRIGEECS
- the LOC116734110 gene encoding AN1-type zinc finger protein 3-like isoform X2; protein product: MNDVQKKQPEDDLASKPIQSPGSSQSSVFSSDSSSSSSQSLSLSLPPGSEPPSAAESAAMFSSRTEGVTSTETAQGTLCTPTKRPRESASGPESEATPEKRPRTEEKEGNGEESRRTPKQKNRRRCYRCQTKLELVQQELGSCRCGYVFCMLHRLPEQHDCLFDHLGRGREEAVLKMVKLDRKVGRSCQRIGEECS